From Algoriphagus sp. NG3, the proteins below share one genomic window:
- a CDS encoding 2-polyprenyl-6-methoxyphenol hydroxylase, which yields MKPNISIQKQQWAILASFTALLLISISCSSESEDLLPPPSTDRCEDSIASLSSDIIPILQQNCAVSGCHVAGTGRADLSVAENIIQFASQINTNTQAGTMPPSGSGRSLSSEQKELIFCWVSGGAKDN from the coding sequence ACAACAATGGGCCATTTTGGCGAGTTTCACAGCACTGCTGCTTATTTCCATCTCTTGCTCTTCCGAGTCAGAAGATCTGTTGCCTCCTCCCAGTACGGATAGATGCGAGGACAGTATCGCTTCGCTTTCGTCAGATATCATACCCATACTTCAGCAAAACTGTGCAGTCTCCGGCTGCCATGTGGCGGGTACGGGACGGGCAGATTTAAGTGTCGCAGAAAACATTATACAATTTGCCTCCCAAATCAACACCAATACCCAAGCAGGAACCATGCCTCCCTCCGGGTCTGGAAGATCCCTCAGCAGCGAACAAAAAGAGCTTATTTTCTGCTGGGTAAGTGGAGGGGCAAAGGACAACTAA
- a CDS encoding YceI family protein produces the protein MKKIVLLTCILALAMQAYSQSLRSESGYVRFFSSAMLEDITAKNTKATGVFNPVSGEVAFLIPISEFEFRKSLMKEHFNENYLESDKFPEAYFRGKISGYTPGNPQSNAVAEGDLTIHGVTKPVKIQGTIAEKGGRIEMQAVFKVLLKDYNVDIPRLMFQNIAEEVEVTIKFEFKNQN, from the coding sequence ATGAAAAAAATTGTCCTTTTAACCTGTATTCTCGCCCTTGCGATGCAGGCTTATAGTCAGTCTCTGCGCTCCGAATCGGGTTATGTACGCTTTTTTAGCAGCGCAATGCTGGAAGACATCACTGCAAAGAACACTAAAGCCACGGGAGTTTTCAATCCGGTAAGTGGGGAGGTGGCTTTTCTGATTCCGATCTCCGAATTTGAGTTCAGAAAGTCCCTGATGAAGGAACATTTCAATGAAAACTACCTGGAATCTGACAAATTCCCTGAAGCTTATTTTCGGGGAAAAATATCAGGATACACCCCGGGAAATCCCCAATCCAATGCCGTGGCCGAAGGAGATCTGACTATACATGGTGTAACCAAGCCGGTGAAAATCCAAGGGACAATAGCCGAGAAAGGTGGAAGAATAGAAATGCAAGCTGTTTTTAAAGTTCTACTGAAGGATTACAATGTTGATATTCCCCGGCTTATGTTTCAAAA